One Panicum virgatum strain AP13 chromosome 9K, P.virgatum_v5, whole genome shotgun sequence genomic region harbors:
- the LOC120652092 gene encoding protein MAIN-LIKE 1-like isoform X1, with product MAHEEGATPELLDALVDKRHWSYMSAVRGISLGTFRARVPMSTMPIHRRWVPRLRASGLLPIARLVEGDMADPARRPRDRAPRFQFDMSLLAALLDRWRPETHTFHLPVGEMTPTLQDVAMLLGLPCAGRAVGAEDVGLSWRDDLLARFAGVQRNELALPYRPLPANHAHGPTKRWLLQFSADYMRADADDFTVARHFEAYLLWLFGWVMFCSSQGDSCPQTAHSFGEVDS from the exons ATGGCGCACGAGGAAGGAGCTACCCCTGAGTTGCTAGATGCTCTCGTCGACAAGCGCCACTGGTCGTACATGTCTGCGGTCCGTGGCATCAGCTTAGGGACGTTTCGGGCTCGTGTGCCCATGTCGACGATGCCGATACACCGTCGCTGGGTTCCTAG GTTACGCGCTTCAGGTCTTCTCCCGATTGCGCGACTTGTGGAGGGAGATATGGCCGACCCTGCACGTCGACCTAGGGATAGGGCTCCACGGTTCCAGTTCGACATGTCCCTCCTCGCGGCACTTCTCGACCGTTGGCGTCCGGAGACGCACACATTTCACCTCCCGGTTGGTGAGATGACCCCTACTCTTCAGGACGTGGCGATGCTTCTAGGCTTGCCGTGTGCTGGACGAGCTGTGGGTGCAGAGGACGTGGGACTCTCGTGGCGCGACGACCTTTTGGCTCGGTTCGCCGGGGTTCAGCGCAACGAGCTAGCGTTGCCGTACCGGCCCTTGCCTGCGAACCACGCACACGGACCGACAAAGAGGTGGCTTCTACAGTTCAGT GCGGACTACATGAGGGCAGACGCAGACGACTTTACGGTTGCCAGGCACTTCGAGGCGTACTTATTGTGGCTGTTCGGCTGGGTCATGTTCTGCAGCTCGCAGGGTGACTCGTGCCCCCAAACAGCTCATTCCTTTGGCGAGGTCgatagctga
- the LOC120652091 gene encoding MOB kinase activator-like 1A isoform X2, producing the protein MSFFARGSRNQRTFRPKKTAPSGNKGMQLKRHIDATLGSGNLREAVRLPVGEDLNEWLAVNTVDFFNQINILYGTLMEFCTPATCPTMSAGPKYEYRWADGVKIKRPIEVSAPKYVEYLMDWIEAQLDDEKIFPQKLGAPFPNNFRDVVKTIFKRLFRVYAHIYHSHFQVIMKLQEEAHLNTCFKHFTLFTLEFRLIDRAELAPLSELIDPIILGC; encoded by the exons ATGAGCTTCTTCGCCCGCGGCAGCAG gaacCAGAGGACCTTCAGGCCCAAGAAGACCGCGCCCTCCGGGAACAAG GGTATGCAGCTGAAGAGGCACATCGACGCCACTCTCGGCAGCGGCAACCTGCGCGAGGCGGTACGTCTGCCCGTCGGGGAGGACCTCAACGAGTGGCTGGCTGTCAACA CTGTTGACTTCTTCAACCAAATAAACATTCTGTACGGCACCCTGATGGAGTTTTGCACGCCAGCTACCTGCCCGACCATGTCAGCCGGACCAAA GTATGAGTACAGATGGGCTGATGGAGTCAAGATCAAGAGGCCTATCGAGGTCTCTGCACCAAAGTACGTTGAGTACCTGATGGATTGGATAGAAGCCCAGCTCGACGATGAAAAGATATTCCCTCAGAAGCTTG GGGCTCCTTTCCCTAACAACTTCCGTGACGTCGTCAAGACGATCTTCAAGCGTCTCTTCAGGGTGTATGCGCACATATACCACTCGCACTTTCAGGTGATTATGAAGCTCCAGGAAGAGGCGCATCTCAATACTTGCTTCAAGCACTTCACACTCTTCACATTG GAATTCCGGCTGATCGACAGGGCAGAGCTGGCTCCTCTCAGCGAGTTGATTGATCCCATAATACTTGGGTGCTAA
- the LOC120652091 gene encoding MOB kinase activator-like 1A isoform X1: MSFFARGSRLADTRGLRFSPRSSTSTLGFSWLLIALAPLPDRRRRRRNQRTFRPKKTAPSGNKGMQLKRHIDATLGSGNLREAVRLPVGEDLNEWLAVNTVDFFNQINILYGTLMEFCTPATCPTMSAGPKYEYRWADGVKIKRPIEVSAPKYVEYLMDWIEAQLDDEKIFPQKLGAPFPNNFRDVVKTIFKRLFRVYAHIYHSHFQVIMKLQEEAHLNTCFKHFTLFTLEFRLIDRAELAPLSELIDPIILGC, translated from the exons ATGAGCTTCTTCGCCCGCGGCAGCAGGTTAGCAGATACACGAGGACTCCGATTCTCCCCCCGCTCTTCCACCTCTACTCTGGGTTTCTCTTGGCTGCTGATCGCGCTTGCGCCCCTGCCTgaccgacgacggcggcgcaggaacCAGAGGACCTTCAGGCCCAAGAAGACCGCGCCCTCCGGGAACAAG GGTATGCAGCTGAAGAGGCACATCGACGCCACTCTCGGCAGCGGCAACCTGCGCGAGGCGGTACGTCTGCCCGTCGGGGAGGACCTCAACGAGTGGCTGGCTGTCAACA CTGTTGACTTCTTCAACCAAATAAACATTCTGTACGGCACCCTGATGGAGTTTTGCACGCCAGCTACCTGCCCGACCATGTCAGCCGGACCAAA GTATGAGTACAGATGGGCTGATGGAGTCAAGATCAAGAGGCCTATCGAGGTCTCTGCACCAAAGTACGTTGAGTACCTGATGGATTGGATAGAAGCCCAGCTCGACGATGAAAAGATATTCCCTCAGAAGCTTG GGGCTCCTTTCCCTAACAACTTCCGTGACGTCGTCAAGACGATCTTCAAGCGTCTCTTCAGGGTGTATGCGCACATATACCACTCGCACTTTCAGGTGATTATGAAGCTCCAGGAAGAGGCGCATCTCAATACTTGCTTCAAGCACTTCACACTCTTCACATTG GAATTCCGGCTGATCGACAGGGCAGAGCTGGCTCCTCTCAGCGAGTTGATTGATCCCATAATACTTGGGTGCTAA
- the LOC120652092 gene encoding uncharacterized protein LOC120652092 isoform X2: protein MAHEEGATPELLDALVDKRHWSYMSAVRGISLGTFRARVPMSTMPIHRRWVPRLRASGLLPIARLVEGDMADPARRPRDRAPRFQFDMSLLAALLDRWRPETHTFHLPVGEMTPTLQDVAMLLGLPCAGRAVGAEDVGLSWRDDLLARFAGVQRNELALPYRPLPANHAHGPTKRRTT from the exons ATGGCGCACGAGGAAGGAGCTACCCCTGAGTTGCTAGATGCTCTCGTCGACAAGCGCCACTGGTCGTACATGTCTGCGGTCCGTGGCATCAGCTTAGGGACGTTTCGGGCTCGTGTGCCCATGTCGACGATGCCGATACACCGTCGCTGGGTTCCTAG GTTACGCGCTTCAGGTCTTCTCCCGATTGCGCGACTTGTGGAGGGAGATATGGCCGACCCTGCACGTCGACCTAGGGATAGGGCTCCACGGTTCCAGTTCGACATGTCCCTCCTCGCGGCACTTCTCGACCGTTGGCGTCCGGAGACGCACACATTTCACCTCCCGGTTGGTGAGATGACCCCTACTCTTCAGGACGTGGCGATGCTTCTAGGCTTGCCGTGTGCTGGACGAGCTGTGGGTGCAGAGGACGTGGGACTCTCGTGGCGCGACGACCTTTTGGCTCGGTTCGCCGGGGTTCAGCGCAACGAGCTAGCGTTGCCGTACCGGCCCTTGCCTGCGAACCACGCACACGGACCGACAAAGAG GCGGACTACATGA
- the LOC120652093 gene encoding uncharacterized protein LOC120652093, with the protein MALNTLQLPSNLARPSSFSPSSASNQYQPKPPVRLDTRTTAKKHQKRTTSVLKCRANLHGCMDEVVQTPKDQTTEIPIVMYPSVVFPGATLQLQAFEFRYRIMMHTLLQQGLKFGVIYCGKNGRMADVGCIVHAIECERLIDDRYFLTCVGEDRFRVIEIVRTKPYVVARIQVLNDRPSSEPQDDLGSLMQQVEQHLKNVAMLSDKLNLNQKLRGDHQAEQFRRMHSAASFSFLIARLFIDDRLEQQALLQMNDSAQRLAREGMYLERRSKYLAAIAAIKDAFEHMSCNEK; encoded by the coding sequence ATGGCCCTCAATACACTGCAACTTCCATCTAACTTGGCAAGGCCAAGCAGCTTCAGTCCATCCTCAGCTTCTAACCAGTACCAGCCAAAGCCGCCAGTGAGACTTGACACAAGGACCACGGCAAAGAAGCACCAGAAGAGAACCACATCAGTCCTTAAATGCAGAGCCAATCTGCATGGCTGCATGGACGAGGTTGTTCAGACCCCCAAAGACCAGACCACTGAAATCCCAATCGTCATGTACCCGTCGGTGGTCTTCCCTGGCGCCACACTCCAGCTGCAGGCGTTTGAGTTCAGGTACCGCATAATGATGCACACCCTTCTTCAGCAAGGCCTCAAGTTTGGGGTCATCTACTGCGGCAAGAATGGCAGGATGGCTGATGTCGGGTGCATCGTCCATGCCATCGAGTGCGAGAGGCTCATCGATGACCGGTACTTCCTCACCTGCGTAGGCGAAGATCGCTTCAGGGTCATCGAGATTGTCAGGACAAAGCCCTATGTTGTTGCAAGGATCCAGGTGCTGAACGACCGTCCCAGCTCAGAGCCCCAGGACGACCTTGGGAGCCTGATGCAGCAGGTGGAGCAGCACCTGAAGAATGTGGCCATGCTTTCAGACAAACTGAACCTGAACCAGAAACTGAGGGGAGACCATCAGGCTGAGCAATTCCGCAGGATGCACTCTGCGGCCTCTTTCTCATTCCTCATCGCGCGACTGTTCATCGATGATCGCTTGGAGCAGCAGGCGCTGCTGCAGATGAATGACAGCGCCCAGCGGTTGGCGCGAGAGGGGATGTACCTGGAGCGCAGGAGCAAGTACCTGGCTGCCATTGCAGCAATCAAGGACGCCTTTGAGCACATGTCCTGCAACGAGAAGTAG
- the LOC120648779 gene encoding MOB kinase activator-like 1A, producing MSFLALAPSSSRIQRTFRPKKSAPSGNKGIQLKRYIDKTLGEGDLREAVRLPIGEDLNEWLAVNTVDFFNNVNMLYSTLMEVCTPATCPIMSAGPKYEYRWADGVKVKRPIAVSAPKYVEYLMDWIEAQLDDADIFPQHFGAPFPPNFRDVVKTILKRLFRVYAHIYHSHFQMIMNLEEVKHLNTCFKHFTLFIMEFQLIDKEELAPLNELIEPIMLGR from the exons ATGAGCTTCCTTGCGCTTGCCCCTAGCAGCAGCAG GATCCAGAGGACCTTCAGGCCAAAGAAGAGCGCGCCGTCTGGGAACAAG GGCATTCAGTTGAAGAGGTACATTGACAAGACTCTCGGCGAGGGTGACCTGCGTGAGGCAGTCCGTCTGCCCATCGGGGAGGACCTCAACGAGTGGCTGGCTGTCAACA CTGTTGACTTCTTCAACAATGTGAACATGTTGTACAGCACCCTGATGGAGGTCTGCACGCCTGCTACCTGCCCGATCATGTCTGCTGGGCCAAA GTATGAGTACAGGTGGGCTGATGGAGTCAAGGTCAAGAGGCCTATCGCGGTGTCTGCACCAAAGTACGTGGAGTACCTAATGGACTGGATAGAAGCCCAGCTGGATGATGCAGATATATTCCCTCAGCATTTTG GGGCTCCTTTCCCTCCCAACTTCCGTGATGTGGTCAAGACGATCTTGAAACGCCTCTTTAGGGTGTATGCGCACATCTACCACTCGCATTTTCAGATGATTATGAACCTCGAGGAAGTGAAGCATCTCAATACTTGCTTCAAGCACTTCACTCTCTTCATAATG GAATTCCAGCTGATCGACAAGGAAGAGCTGGCTCCCCTCAACGAGTTGATTGAACCCATAATGCTTGGGCGCTAA